The following proteins come from a genomic window of Methanosarcina sp. MTP4:
- a CDS encoding DUF2119 domain-containing protein, with protein MKADEKREAFSDGNPPAAIPAKVGIRIYGSGRPVRLLVAGLHGEEWKDTTGILEKLKPPETGTLALIPLVSREKYVSTLDPRYYPGMGKPIIETVEKLEPEIYIELHSYGRENFEKLAGKDRIDRAGVPAYSILKAGVLLGSVSPHIRRKYFPKEALCLSFEIEKGNLASREFASLMVEKIKEIGSRDEFITCLRKEFPEQAKKAVEDYRRFYGEI; from the coding sequence ATGAAAGCGGATGAAAAAAGAGAGGCCTTTTCCGACGGGAACCCGCCTGCAGCCATCCCTGCTAAAGTCGGGATAAGGATCTACGGCAGCGGAAGACCGGTACGCCTCTTAGTCGCGGGCCTGCATGGAGAGGAATGGAAGGACACGACCGGGATCCTGGAGAAACTCAAACCCCCGGAAACAGGCACATTAGCACTCATCCCCCTTGTAAGCAGGGAAAAATATGTCTCGACCCTAGATCCACGCTACTATCCGGGGATGGGAAAACCGATCATTGAAACCGTAGAAAAGCTTGAGCCTGAAATCTACATCGAGCTTCATTCATACGGCAGGGAAAACTTCGAAAAACTCGCAGGAAAAGACAGGATTGACAGAGCAGGAGTCCCAGCTTACAGCATCCTGAAAGCAGGGGTTCTTCTGGGCTCGGTTTCCCCGCACATCAGGAGAAAATACTTTCCAAAAGAAGCTCTCTGCCTCTCTTTCGAAATCGAAAAAGGTAACCTCGCATCCAGGGAGTTTGCTTCCTTGATGGTTGAAAAAATAAAGGAAATAGGTTCAAGGGACGAGTTTATCACATGTTTGCGAAAGGAATTCCCGGAGCAAGCGAAAAAAGCAGTAGAGGATTACAGGCGCTTTTATGGGGAGATCTGA
- a CDS encoding SAM-dependent methyltransferase, translating to MRLDAYLVDMGYFKSRGRAKTAVLAGSVKVNGAVVKKVSRDVASDDEIEVAEGLDQPQGYFKLKRIQEESGIIKPGDRVLDLGSSAGGFILFASEIAGHIKGIEFSRDFRSELGKIAFEQKNVEVMFGDVFTVPLNTLSEEPVDVILSDMTLEPKDSIKALSRVLPLLKENGKLLQVIKMPKKKNPKPFLSKIEDLGLEILQAISSEKQEIYVIARKPGSGEKEPGSEEKEAESREKEPENRGKEAEGLEVDQN from the coding sequence ATGAGACTTGACGCATACCTTGTTGATATGGGCTACTTCAAATCCAGGGGGCGCGCCAAAACTGCCGTCCTTGCGGGCAGTGTAAAGGTAAACGGTGCCGTTGTAAAGAAAGTATCCAGGGATGTGGCCTCCGACGACGAAATCGAAGTTGCCGAAGGCCTGGACCAACCCCAGGGTTACTTTAAGCTCAAACGTATCCAGGAAGAAAGCGGGATTATCAAGCCCGGCGACAGGGTTCTGGACCTGGGTTCAAGTGCCGGCGGGTTCATCCTCTTTGCTTCGGAGATCGCAGGCCACATAAAGGGAATCGAGTTCAGCCGGGACTTCAGGAGTGAACTTGGGAAAATAGCCTTTGAGCAGAAAAATGTGGAAGTCATGTTCGGAGATGTTTTTACTGTGCCTCTGAACACCCTCTCGGAAGAACCGGTGGACGTGATCCTCTCGGATATGACCCTTGAGCCCAAGGACTCAATCAAAGCCCTTTCCCGGGTCCTGCCCCTCCTGAAGGAAAATGGAAAGCTCCTCCAGGTAATAAAGATGCCTAAAAAGAAAAACCCGAAGCCCTTCCTCAGTAAAATCGAAGACCTCGGGCTTGAAATCCTCCAGGCAATCAGTTCGGAAAAGCAGGAAATCTACGTGATAGCAAGAAAACCCGGAAGTGGAGAAAAAGAACCTGGAAGTGAGGAAAAAGAAGCTGAAAGTAGGGAAAAAGAACCAGAAAATCGGGGAAAAGAAGCTGAAGGTTTGGAAGTAGATCAAAACTAG
- a CDS encoding bile acid:sodium symporter family protein: protein MLKKFTSLFPLWAVLLSVVAYFYPEYFAPHKGLIVPFLSLIMLGMGVTLSVDDFLAVLKKPSVVVLGTVMQYTLMPFFAWIICIMLNLPTELMAGVVLLGCCPGGTASNVICYLAKGDVALSIVLTSVSTMIAFLATPFLTWLYIGQTVNVDVMGMLVSVVKIVLVPVVFGLSINYFFEEKISKIRDIFPAISALAIVIIIAVIIGVNRGSLESMGPLVLLAVVLHNGLGLAGGYGVAKALKLSETEARTIAIEVGMQNSGLSVALAIKHFTAAAALPGAIFSIWHNLSGAFLAGHWSRDSLHDDKSGKPELSGNPLE from the coding sequence ATGCTTAAAAAGTTCACTTCATTATTTCCCCTCTGGGCTGTTTTGCTCTCTGTAGTGGCATATTTTTACCCGGAGTACTTTGCACCCCATAAAGGGCTGATAGTGCCCTTTTTGAGCCTGATCATGCTGGGGATGGGAGTTACCCTCTCCGTGGACGACTTCCTGGCAGTGTTAAAAAAACCCTCCGTGGTTGTTCTGGGCACCGTTATGCAGTATACCCTGATGCCCTTTTTTGCCTGGATTATCTGTATAATGTTGAATCTTCCGACTGAGCTCATGGCCGGAGTTGTCCTGCTGGGCTGCTGTCCAGGAGGTACGGCTTCAAATGTGATCTGCTACCTCGCAAAAGGGGACGTTGCCCTCTCGATCGTGCTCACCTCCGTGTCCACCATGATAGCCTTCCTCGCAACTCCCTTCCTGACCTGGCTCTACATCGGGCAGACCGTGAATGTGGACGTAATGGGCATGCTCGTGAGTGTCGTGAAGATCGTGCTCGTGCCGGTGGTCTTCGGGCTTTCAATCAACTATTTCTTCGAAGAGAAGATCAGCAAGATCAGGGACATTTTCCCCGCAATCTCGGCCCTGGCAATCGTGATCATCATTGCGGTGATCATAGGGGTAAACAGGGGCAGCCTTGAAAGCATGGGCCCGCTGGTCCTGCTTGCCGTGGTCCTGCACAATGGGCTTGGCCTCGCAGGAGGGTACGGGGTCGCAAAAGCCCTTAAACTCAGCGAAACGGAGGCAAGGACCATAGCAATCGAGGTAGGGATGCAGAACTCCGGCCTGAGTGTTGCCCTTGCGATCAAACACTTCACAGCCGCTGCGGCACTGCCCGGGGCAATCTTCAGCATCTGGCACAACCTTTCCGGGGCTTTCCTGGCAGGACACTGGTCCAGAGATTCTTTACATGACGATAAAAGCGGGAAACCCGAACTTAGCGGGAATCCGTTGGAATGA
- the uvrA gene encoding excinuclease ABC subunit UvrA gives MKNIIIKGAREHNLKDITVELPRDKFIVITGVSGSGKSTLAFDTVYAEGQRRYVESLSAYARQFLGLMNKPDVDSIEGLSPAISIEQKTTSKNPRSTVGTVTEIYDYLRLLFARVGTPYCPVHGIKIESQSPERIADSISSEFEGMATILAPIIRQKKGTYQQLFRDLDSEGFARVRVNGEIHRTDDEITLDRYKKHDIEVVIDRLDPAEDRSRLVEACENALKKAEGLLIAVDSEGKEQLYSSNMACPVCGIAFEELQPRMFSFNSPFGACEACNGLGIKMEFDPELVIPDKSLCIADGAVALYRNFLDGYRSQHLAAVAKHFGFDIFTPIEELSKEQYDALMHGSDERIQFSMSMKNGDAHWSHKGSWEGLLPQSERLYHQTKSEYRRKELEKFMQVRHCPKCDGKRLKGKVLAVKIGERSIVDVTDLSITECIEFFETLEFSEKEQEIAKQVLKEIRSRLGFLEHVGLGYLTLSRGAGTLSGGEAQRIRLATQIGSNLMGVLYVLDEPSIGLHQRDNERLIKTLQTLRDLGNTLLVVEHDEDTIRAADYVLDIGPGAGIHGGYVVAEGTPLEIEMNPESLTGQYLSGEKHINTPAFRRRSESFIRLKGCRENNLKDIEVKIPIGVFTLITGVSGSGKSTLIYDTLYKALMKTLHKSSVSPGDYDRLTFDSEIDKVIVIDQSPIGRTPRSNPATYTKVFDAIRQAFAETKEAKIRGYKAGRFSFNVKGGRCEACQGDGLIKIEMNFLPDVYIECEECKGTRYNRETLDVKYKGKSISEVLDMTVEEARDHFENIPAIRNKLDTLSRVGLGYIKLGQSSTTLSGGEAQRIKLTRELSKKGTGKTIYLLDEPTTGLHFHDVNKLISVLNDLVAKGNTVVVIEHNLDVIKSADHIIDLGPEGGNAGGEIVAAGTPEEIARVPESYTGTFLAPKVLGEGISYINAAGGQMVEAVFEEEAFEEDSE, from the coding sequence ATGAAAAATATCATTATCAAAGGGGCTCGGGAACACAACCTTAAGGACATTACCGTTGAGCTTCCCCGGGACAAATTTATTGTTATTACCGGTGTCTCAGGTTCAGGGAAGTCCACCCTGGCTTTTGACACGGTATATGCCGAAGGGCAGCGCCGTTACGTGGAGTCCCTCTCCGCCTATGCGCGGCAGTTCCTGGGGCTTATGAACAAGCCGGACGTGGATAGCATCGAGGGGCTCTCCCCGGCAATTTCCATCGAGCAGAAGACCACCTCGAAAAACCCCCGGAGTACCGTGGGGACTGTCACGGAAATCTATGACTACCTGAGGCTGCTCTTTGCCCGGGTAGGAACGCCTTACTGCCCGGTGCACGGCATCAAAATCGAGTCCCAGTCCCCGGAAAGGATTGCGGACAGCATAAGCTCGGAATTCGAGGGGATGGCCACTATCCTTGCCCCTATTATCCGGCAGAAAAAGGGGACTTACCAGCAGCTTTTCAGGGACCTGGACAGCGAAGGTTTCGCCAGGGTCCGGGTCAACGGGGAGATCCACCGCACGGACGACGAAATCACCCTGGACCGTTACAAGAAGCACGACATCGAAGTGGTTATCGACCGCCTGGACCCTGCCGAGGACCGTTCAAGGCTTGTGGAGGCCTGCGAAAATGCCCTGAAAAAGGCTGAGGGGCTCCTGATCGCCGTGGACTCCGAAGGCAAGGAACAGCTCTATTCTTCGAACATGGCCTGTCCGGTCTGCGGCATAGCTTTTGAGGAACTACAGCCCCGGATGTTTTCCTTCAACAGTCCCTTCGGGGCCTGTGAGGCCTGCAACGGGCTTGGGATCAAGATGGAGTTCGATCCTGAGCTGGTAATCCCGGATAAGAGCCTGTGCATCGCAGACGGGGCGGTTGCGCTTTACCGGAACTTCCTGGACGGGTACAGGAGCCAGCACCTGGCAGCCGTGGCAAAACATTTCGGGTTTGACATCTTCACCCCGATTGAGGAACTGAGCAAAGAGCAGTATGATGCCCTGATGCACGGTTCAGACGAACGCATCCAGTTCAGCATGAGCATGAAGAACGGGGACGCCCACTGGTCCCACAAAGGCTCCTGGGAAGGGCTTCTCCCGCAGTCCGAAAGGCTCTACCACCAGACAAAGTCCGAATACCGGAGAAAGGAACTCGAGAAATTCATGCAGGTAAGGCACTGCCCGAAGTGTGACGGAAAGCGCCTGAAAGGGAAAGTACTGGCTGTGAAGATAGGGGAAAGGTCCATCGTGGACGTGACGGACCTTTCCATCACCGAATGTATCGAATTTTTCGAGACCCTGGAGTTCTCCGAAAAGGAACAGGAAATCGCAAAACAGGTCCTAAAAGAAATCCGTTCCCGCCTGGGTTTCCTGGAACACGTTGGGCTCGGCTACCTGACTCTCTCCCGTGGTGCAGGTACCCTCTCGGGAGGGGAAGCCCAGCGCATCCGCCTGGCCACCCAGATTGGATCTAACCTTATGGGCGTGCTCTATGTCCTTGACGAGCCTTCCATAGGGCTGCACCAGCGGGACAATGAACGCCTGATCAAGACTCTTCAGACCCTCCGGGACCTGGGGAACACCCTGCTTGTGGTGGAACACGACGAGGACACAATCCGGGCTGCGGATTACGTCCTGGACATAGGTCCCGGGGCCGGGATCCACGGGGGCTACGTGGTTGCCGAAGGCACTCCCCTGGAGATAGAGATGAACCCCGAGTCCCTGACAGGCCAGTACCTTTCAGGCGAGAAGCACATCAATACCCCGGCTTTCCGGAGAAGGAGCGAGTCCTTCATAAGGCTGAAGGGCTGCCGGGAAAACAACCTTAAGGACATTGAAGTGAAAATCCCGATCGGGGTTTTCACCCTTATAACAGGGGTTTCGGGTTCCGGGAAATCCACGCTTATTTATGATACCCTCTACAAGGCCCTGATGAAAACGCTTCATAAGTCGAGCGTGAGTCCCGGGGACTACGACAGGCTTACTTTCGATTCCGAGATCGACAAGGTAATTGTCATCGACCAGAGCCCCATTGGCAGGACTCCGCGTTCGAACCCTGCCACCTACACGAAAGTCTTTGACGCCATCAGGCAGGCGTTTGCCGAAACAAAGGAAGCCAAAATCCGGGGCTACAAGGCAGGGCGTTTCTCCTTTAACGTGAAAGGCGGACGCTGTGAAGCCTGCCAGGGCGACGGGCTGATCAAGATCGAGATGAACTTCCTGCCTGACGTCTATATCGAGTGTGAAGAATGCAAGGGCACCCGTTACAACCGGGAGACCCTGGATGTCAAGTATAAGGGCAAGTCTATCTCCGAAGTCCTGGACATGACCGTTGAAGAGGCGCGTGATCACTTTGAAAACATCCCCGCCATAAGGAACAAGCTCGACACTCTCTCAAGGGTGGGCCTGGGCTATATCAAACTCGGGCAGAGTTCAACCACCCTTTCCGGAGGGGAAGCCCAGCGGATCAAACTGACCCGGGAGCTTTCCAAGAAAGGCACGGGAAAGACCATCTACCTCCTGGACGAGCCCACCACCGGGCTGCACTTCCACGACGTGAATAAGCTGATCTCTGTCCTGAACGACCTGGTGGCAAAAGGCAACACCGTGGTCGTGATTGAGCACAACCTGGACGTTATCAAGTCTGCGGACCATATCATCGACCTGGGCCCCGAAGGTGGGAACGCAGGCGGGGAGATCGTGGCTGCAGGCACACCCGAGGAGATTGCCAGGGTACCGGAAAGCTATACAGGGACATTCCTTGCCCCAAAAGTTCTCGGAGAAGGGATTTCTTACATCAATGCAGCCGGGGGGCAAATGGTGGAGGCGGTCTTCGAAGAAGAGGCTTTTGAAGAGGATTCTGAATAA
- the uvrC gene encoding excinuclease ABC subunit UvrC has protein sequence MIDLEALPHLPGCYLFKDEEGCVLYVGKAKDLRKRVSSYFQKRDHDPKTENLVRAAKGLDFIVTNTEVEALLLENTLIKKHWPRYNIALKDSKRYACIHLTDEKFPRIRLARKKVGGGDYFGPFVSAKERDYIYEVVRKTFQLRTCKRMPKRACLRYHMGVCSGPCIGNIPEEDYREKVKRAASVLKGNIRELMESLETEMKELAAKQQFELAMELRDEIAALEFLQEKQNVERQKKHDEDILNYLVKDNTVYLMLFKVYKGTLEDKQDYIFAYGEAFLEEFLVQYYSENEPPGELIVPELLDESLADFLAHVRGKKVKVTVPKQGEKKELLDLAGKNVEIGFFGDRKKLEALQQKLSLPKAPNVIECFDISHLAGTSTVGSMVQFRGGRPDKHNYRRFKIQSVEGIDDFASIAEVVRRRYTRLLEDKHELPDLIIIDGGKGQLSSAFQELRKLRVRVPIISIAKREEEIYVPGLKSPLPIKKDEKASLFVQEIRDEAHRFAITYNRLLRQKALIS, from the coding sequence ATGATCGACCTGGAGGCCCTTCCCCACCTGCCCGGATGCTATCTTTTCAAGGATGAGGAAGGGTGTGTGCTCTATGTGGGCAAGGCAAAGGACCTCAGAAAGCGTGTGAGCAGCTATTTCCAGAAACGGGACCATGACCCGAAGACGGAAAACCTGGTCAGAGCGGCAAAGGGCCTGGATTTCATTGTCACGAATACCGAAGTAGAGGCTCTCCTGCTGGAGAACACCCTGATCAAGAAACACTGGCCGCGGTACAACATTGCCCTCAAGGACTCGAAGCGCTATGCCTGCATCCACCTCACGGACGAGAAATTCCCGCGCATAAGGCTTGCCAGGAAAAAGGTAGGGGGCGGGGACTATTTTGGGCCCTTTGTCTCGGCAAAGGAAAGGGACTATATATACGAGGTCGTCAGGAAGACTTTCCAGCTCAGGACCTGTAAAAGGATGCCGAAACGTGCCTGCCTCCGCTATCATATGGGAGTGTGCAGCGGGCCCTGTATAGGGAATATCCCGGAGGAGGATTACAGGGAAAAAGTGAAGAGGGCGGCTTCGGTCTTGAAAGGTAATATCAGGGAGCTCATGGAGTCCCTGGAAACCGAGATGAAGGAACTTGCGGCAAAGCAGCAGTTCGAACTGGCAATGGAACTGCGGGACGAGATTGCAGCCCTTGAATTCCTCCAGGAAAAACAAAACGTCGAAAGGCAGAAAAAGCACGATGAGGATATCCTGAACTATCTTGTTAAGGACAACACCGTTTATCTCATGCTCTTCAAAGTCTACAAAGGCACCCTGGAAGACAAACAGGACTACATCTTTGCCTATGGGGAAGCCTTCCTCGAGGAGTTCCTTGTGCAGTACTACTCGGAAAACGAACCTCCGGGAGAACTGATCGTTCCCGAGCTCCTTGACGAGTCCCTGGCGGACTTCCTGGCCCATGTGAGGGGGAAAAAGGTAAAGGTCACGGTCCCGAAGCAGGGGGAGAAGAAGGAACTCCTGGACCTTGCCGGGAAAAACGTTGAGATCGGGTTCTTCGGGGACCGAAAAAAGCTCGAAGCCCTCCAGCAAAAACTTTCCCTCCCGAAAGCTCCCAATGTTATCGAGTGTTTTGACATCTCCCACCTTGCGGGCACCTCGACCGTGGGTTCCATGGTGCAGTTCCGGGGGGGCAGGCCTGACAAGCACAACTACCGCCGTTTCAAGATCCAGAGTGTGGAGGGGATCGACGACTTCGCCTCAATTGCAGAGGTCGTGCGTCGCCGCTACACCCGCCTGCTTGAGGACAAACACGAGCTTCCCGACCTGATCATTATCGACGGGGGGAAAGGGCAGCTTTCCTCAGCTTTCCAGGAACTCAGGAAACTCAGGGTCAGGGTTCCCATTATTTCCATCGCCAAAAGGGAAGAGGAAATCTACGTGCCGGGGCTCAAGTCTCCCCTCCCGATCAAAAAAGACGAAAAAGCCTCCCTCTTTGTCCAGGAAATCCGGGACGAAGCTCACAGGTTTGCAATTACCTATAACCGCCTGCTCAGGCAGAAGGCACTGATATCGTAA
- the uvrB gene encoding excinuclease ABC subunit UvrB: MTSSSQLAKVSPEPQFKLTSEFSPKGSQPEAIEKLVEGLNKGDRFQTLLGVTGSGKTYTVANVINQVRKPTLVVAHNKTLAAQLYNEFREFFPENRVEYFVSYYDYYQPESYLPAKDQYIEKDASINPKIEQMRLAATASLMSRPDVIVVASVSCIYGLGNPENFQKMGFELKVGDRVSRKEVLGKLVDILYERNDLELMPGRFRVKGDTIDIIPGYFDNIIRIELFGDEVDRISEIDKQTGQRKEDMEYFFIYPARHYVIPEEDQKSAIKDILKELEEHLPTLDLLESHRLKQRTLYDIEMIEETGSCKGIENYSRHFDHRKPGEKPFCLLDYFPDDFLLVVDESHQTLPQLHGMYKGDYSRKKSLVDYGFRLPSAFDNRPLRFEETELYMKNVIFVSATPGEYERERSAQVVEQIIRPTGLVDPEVEVRPLEGQVKDVMEEIRKIVERGDRALVTTLTKKLAEELTDYLARNEIKARYLHSDIKTIERTEIIRELRLGKFDVLVGINLLREGLDIPEVGFIGILDADKEGFLRDTKSLIQIIGRAARNASSTVVLYADNMTDSIKRALGETERRRAMQIAYNQKHGIVPKTIRKPIKEKVVDITATKHIPKSDIPNVIIELETEMREAADRLDFEEAIRLRDMVKKLEKEIKVA, translated from the coding sequence ATGACATCGTCCAGCCAGCTCGCAAAAGTCTCTCCCGAACCGCAGTTCAAGCTTACATCCGAGTTCAGTCCAAAGGGCTCCCAGCCGGAGGCTATCGAAAAGCTTGTTGAAGGGCTGAATAAAGGAGACCGGTTCCAGACCCTTCTCGGGGTTACCGGTTCAGGTAAGACTTACACCGTGGCAAATGTCATAAATCAGGTCCGGAAACCGACCCTTGTAGTAGCCCACAACAAGACGCTGGCGGCTCAGCTCTATAACGAATTCAGGGAGTTTTTCCCGGAAAACCGGGTGGAGTATTTCGTCTCCTACTACGACTACTACCAGCCCGAGTCCTACCTGCCTGCAAAGGACCAGTACATTGAAAAAGACGCCAGCATCAACCCCAAGATCGAGCAGATGAGGCTTGCAGCCACAGCTTCCCTTATGTCCCGGCCCGACGTGATTGTGGTTGCTTCCGTGTCCTGCATATACGGTCTCGGGAACCCGGAAAACTTTCAGAAAATGGGGTTTGAGCTGAAGGTAGGGGACAGGGTTTCGAGAAAAGAGGTCCTGGGCAAGCTCGTCGATATCCTGTACGAACGAAACGACCTTGAACTCATGCCCGGGCGCTTCCGGGTAAAGGGAGACACCATTGACATTATCCCCGGGTACTTTGACAACATCATAAGGATCGAACTTTTCGGGGACGAGGTAGACCGGATTTCCGAAATCGACAAGCAGACCGGCCAGCGAAAGGAAGACATGGAATATTTCTTTATCTATCCCGCCCGGCACTACGTCATTCCCGAAGAGGATCAGAAAAGCGCCATTAAAGACATCCTCAAAGAGCTGGAAGAGCACCTTCCTACCCTGGACCTCCTTGAGTCCCACCGTCTGAAACAGCGTACCCTTTATGACATCGAGATGATCGAGGAGACCGGGAGCTGCAAGGGCATTGAAAACTATTCCCGGCACTTCGACCACCGGAAACCCGGGGAAAAACCCTTTTGTCTTCTGGACTATTTCCCCGACGACTTTCTCCTGGTTGTCGACGAGAGCCACCAGACCCTCCCCCAGCTTCACGGGATGTACAAAGGGGACTACTCCCGGAAAAAGAGCCTTGTAGATTACGGGTTCAGGCTCCCCAGTGCTTTCGATAACCGGCCGCTCCGCTTCGAGGAAACCGAGCTGTACATGAAAAACGTGATCTTCGTCTCGGCAACTCCCGGGGAATACGAAAGGGAACGCTCGGCTCAGGTCGTGGAACAGATCATCCGTCCCACGGGTCTTGTGGATCCCGAAGTTGAAGTCCGTCCTCTGGAAGGCCAGGTCAAAGACGTTATGGAAGAGATCAGGAAGATCGTGGAACGGGGCGACCGCGCCCTGGTTACCACCCTGACCAAGAAGCTTGCCGAAGAGCTGACTGACTACCTTGCCAGGAACGAAATCAAAGCCCGCTACCTCCACTCGGACATCAAGACCATCGAGCGGACCGAGATCATCCGGGAACTCCGTCTGGGCAAGTTCGACGTCCTGGTCGGGATCAACCTGTTGCGGGAAGGGCTCGACATCCCCGAAGTGGGCTTCATCGGCATCCTGGACGCGGATAAGGAAGGCTTTCTCAGGGATACAAAGAGCCTGATCCAGATCATCGGCAGGGCTGCAAGAAATGCCAGCTCGACAGTGGTCCTCTACGCCGACAACATGACCGATTCCATCAAAAGAGCTTTGGGCGAGACCGAGCGCCGCCGGGCCATGCAGATCGCCTACAACCAGAAGCACGGCATAGTCCCGAAAACCATAAGGAAACCCATCAAGGAAAAGGTCGTGGACATCACCGCTACGAAGCATATCCCGAAGTCCGACATCCCGAACGTGATCATCGAGCTGGAAACAGAGATGAGGGAAGCGGCGGACAGGCTGGACTTTGAAGAAGCGATCCGGCTAAGGGACATGGTCAAGAAGCTGGAAAAAGAGATAAAAGTGGCTTGA
- a CDS encoding PEF-CTERM sorting domain-containing protein, whose product MKTKSAVLVGILVLLVFTVGAASAETFYLTNTSEKIDGQSILGICVKVEFNGTHISVEDVSTRLEGESDVNLQAIKVCIEDDDIKSVSDASGLTSQWTHSYDSAASTSEFGDFVTVCQHDKKEKNQKTRGPIIIELNSYFAQLPNNELNNSMVVHLQFGTGEIEVTEGENIGSSWLTTGLQIPEFPTLALPVAVIMGIMFIIGRRKKE is encoded by the coding sequence TTGAAGACAAAGTCTGCAGTTTTAGTTGGAATCCTTGTACTCCTGGTTTTCACGGTTGGTGCGGCGAGTGCAGAAACATTTTATTTAACTAACACAAGCGAAAAAATTGATGGTCAAAGTATTCTAGGTATATGTGTAAAAGTGGAATTTAACGGGACGCATATAAGCGTTGAAGACGTCAGCACCCGCCTCGAAGGAGAATCCGATGTAAATTTACAGGCTATTAAGGTTTGTATTGAGGATGACGATATCAAATCAGTAAGTGATGCCAGCGGTTTGACTAGTCAGTGGACGCACAGCTACGATTCAGCGGCCAGTACATCCGAATTTGGAGATTTCGTGACGGTGTGTCAACATGATAAAAAAGAGAAGAACCAGAAGACTCGGGGACCTATAATAATTGAGTTAAATAGTTATTTTGCCCAGCTTCCGAATAATGAATTAAACAATAGCATGGTTGTCCATCTTCAATTCGGTACTGGAGAGATTGAAGTTACAGAAGGAGAGAATATAGGCAGCAGCTGGCTAACCACTGGTTTGCAAATACCTGAATTCCCTACACTTGCTCTGCCGGTTGCCGTAATTATGGGAATAATGTTTATTATCGGGAGAAGAAAAAAGGAGTGA
- a CDS encoding flavin reductase family protein, which yields MQLKPSKREQIFPLPIALISTISKDGIRNAAPWSNITPILRPLEEVVLASWLKRNTLANIRETGEFVINIPPVNMMEAVMICSRNYPPEVDEFEMAGLKTHPSGKIKAPGIEGCLAWAECTLVEEILREKFSLIIGKVVNLEVDERFFDEEGKMDFEKAKPLTCILGPKGLTFTYPANAGKSTSYAEMFLAGKDPMK from the coding sequence ATGCAACTGAAACCCAGCAAAAGAGAACAGATTTTCCCTCTCCCGATCGCCCTGATTTCCACAATTTCAAAAGATGGAATCAGGAATGCAGCTCCCTGGTCCAATATAACCCCTATCCTCCGCCCCCTGGAAGAAGTCGTACTCGCTTCCTGGCTCAAGCGCAATACCCTAGCAAACATCCGGGAAACCGGGGAGTTCGTAATAAATATCCCACCTGTCAACATGATGGAAGCTGTCATGATCTGCTCCAGGAACTATCCACCTGAAGTAGACGAATTTGAAATGGCAGGGCTGAAGACCCACCCCTCTGGGAAAATCAAGGCACCAGGAATTGAAGGCTGCCTTGCCTGGGCAGAATGTACCCTTGTGGAAGAGATACTCAGGGAAAAGTTCTCCCTTATCATAGGGAAAGTCGTAAACCTGGAAGTGGATGAGCGTTTCTTTGATGAAGAAGGAAAAATGGATTTCGAAAAGGCAAAACCCCTAACATGCATCCTCGGGCCTAAAGGACTGACCTTCACATATCCGGCAAATGCCGGAAAATCAACAAGTTATGCCGAAATGTTCCTGGCAGGAAAAGACCCTATGAAATAA
- a CDS encoding PEF-CTERM sorting domain-containing protein: MRAIYFIGILIFLLLTVSSASALEEYILTEDDTNINRDALNNGFPPVLPEGILKIKITYDEINGIITYVDESPHDSNGGTRPYIGDPRIDEVGYNLSIDGAISDFKNGIPLTGTTWNKDTNSRMDGFGTFDRVYRLSDKKVRPDKVVVSLSASSLPLEIPVNSQYKSVALHLAFDEAYYANGSKIYEINETGVNVGFLGSTYLACGTEIPEFPSVVLPIAAIIGIVLISERRRKE; this comes from the coding sequence ATGAGAGCTATATACTTTATCGGGATACTTATATTTTTACTACTTACTGTAAGCTCTGCGAGTGCATTAGAGGAATATATTTTAACAGAGGATGACACAAATATAAATAGGGATGCTCTAAATAATGGTTTTCCTCCTGTTCTACCTGAGGGGATATTAAAAATAAAAATAACATATGATGAAATAAATGGTATTATAACCTATGTGGATGAAAGCCCTCATGATTCTAATGGGGGGACCAGACCTTACATAGGGGATCCCAGGATTGATGAGGTTGGATATAATCTTTCTATCGATGGAGCTATTTCCGATTTTAAAAATGGAATTCCATTAACAGGAACAACATGGAATAAGGACACTAATAGTCGGATGGATGGATTTGGAACTTTTGATCGAGTATATCGTTTAAGTGACAAAAAAGTACGACCAGATAAAGTTGTAGTTAGTTTGAGTGCCTCTTCACTTCCATTAGAAATTCCAGTGAATTCTCAGTATAAATCGGTTGCACTTCATCTCGCTTTCGACGAGGCTTACTATGCTAACGGTTCCAAAATATATGAAATAAATGAAACAGGAGTGAATGTAGGTTTTTTAGGTAGCACTTATCTTGCATGCGGTACAGAAATACCCGAATTTCCTTCAGTAGTCCTACCTATTGCAGCGATAATAGGGATAGTACTTATTTCGGAGAGGAGGAGAAAAGAATAA